CCTTCGACGGCGACGTCGCCACCGTCGGCATCACCGACTTCGCCGCCGACAAGCTCGGCGACGTGGTGTACGTCGACCTCCCGGCCGCCGACGCGGCCGTCTCCGCCGGTCAGGTGGTCGGCGAGATCGAGTCGACGAAGTCGGTGGGCGAGCTGTACGCCCCGCTGACCGGTGCGGTCGTCGAGGCCAACCAGGCCGCGATCGATGACCCGTCGCTGGTCAACAGCGATCCGTACGGCGACGGCTGGCTGGTCAAGATCCGCGTGGGTGAGAAGGACTCGGCGGATCTGCTCGACCGCGCGGCCTACGTCGCGCTCACGGGCGGCGACGAGTGACGGGCACCTTCGCCGATCGGCACATCGGAACGGATGCCGACGCACAGCAGCTGATGCTCGGCGTGCTCGGATACGAGACGGTCGACGCGCTCGTGCAGGCGGCGGTGCCGGCATCCATCCATGTCCGGGAGCGATCCACCAGCGACATCCCGCCAGCGGCCACCGAGGCGGAGGCGCTGGCCGAGCTGCGAGAGCTGGGTGGCATGAACCAGGCCGCTCGCCCGATGATCGGGCTCGGCTACTACGACACGTTCACCCCGTCGGTGATCGCCCGCAACGTGCTGGAGAACCCGTCCTGGTACACGGCGTACACGCCCTACCAGCCGGAGATCTCGCAGGGGCGCCTGGAGGCCCTGATCAACTTCCAGACCATGGTCACAGACCTCACTGGCCTGGCGACGGCGAACGCGTCGATGCTCGACGAGTCCACGGCGGTGGTGGAGGGGATGCTGCTGGCCCGCCGCGCGTCCAAGAGCGCGTCGAACGTGTTCCTGGTCGATGCCGATGCGCTGCCGCAGACCAAAGCGCTGCTGCGCTCGCGCGCCGCGGCCGTCGGGATCGAGCTGCGTGAGATCGCGCTGGAGGCCGCGTCCGGCTCGGGCACGACGATCGACGAGCCGGCCGACGCGTTCGGCGCCTTCTTCCAGTACCCCGGGGCCTCCGGTCGGGTCGCCGACCCGTCCGGTGCCATCGCGGCGGTGCAGGCACAGGGCGGCCTCGCCGTCGTCGCCGCCGATCTCCTCGCGCTGACGCTGCTGCGCTCGCCGGGGTCGCTGGGTGCCGACGTCGCCGTGGGAACGACTCAGCGCTTCGGTGTGCCGCTCGGGTTCGGCGGACCCCACGCCGGCTACATGGCGGTGCGCTCCGGGCTTGAGCGGCAGCTGCCCGGACGCCTCGTCGGGGTCTCCCAGGATGCCGTGGGCCATCCCGCATACCGGCTGTCGCTGCAGACGCGCGAGCAGCACATCCGCCGGGAGAAGGCGACCTCGAACATCTGCACCGCGCAGGTGCTGCTGGCCGTGATGGCGGCGATGTACGCCGTCTATCACGGGCCGACCGGCCTGAAGGCGATCGCGACCGAGGTCGCGAAGAAGGCCGACGCGCTGGCGGAGCGGCTGCGCTCCTACGGTCTGACACCGACCGCCGACGCCTTCTTCGACACGATCCGCGTGGTGACCCCCGGTCCGTCCAAGCGGGTCATCGAGCGCGCACGGTCCAAGGGCTACCAGTTGTTCTGGGTGGACGACGCTACCGTGGGGATCGCGGTGGACGAGACCACCACCGCCGAGGACCTCGCCGCAGTCGCCTGGGCGTTCGGCCTGCCGGATGCCGACGAGCACGACGTGCGCGACCTGCCGTTCGACGATGCGGTGGCGCTGCGCGCGATCGCGGACGGCCTCCATCGCGATGACGCGTACCTGCAGCATCCGGTGTTCAACACGCACCGCTCGGAGACGGCGATGATGCGCTATCTCAAGCAGCTCGCCGACCGCGACTACGCACTGGACCGCGGAATGATCCCGCTCGGGTCGTGCACCATGAAGCTCAATGCCGCGACCGAGATGGCCGCGGTCTCGTGGCCGGAGTTCTCGCGCGTGCACCCCTTCGCGCCCGAAGCCGACGTGCGCGGCTACCTCGCCATGATCGAGCAGCTCGAGACCTGGCTGGCCGAGGTCACCGGGTACGACACCGTCTCGCTCCAGCCGAACGCGGGCTCGCAGGGCGAGCTGGCTGGGCTCCTCGCGATCCGCGGGTGGCACCGCTCGCGTGGCGACCTCGACCGCACGGTGTGCCTGATCCCGTCGTCGGCGCACGGCACGAACGCCGCTTCGGCGGTGCTGGCCGGCATGAAGGTCGTGGTCGTCGCCTGCGACGAGGCGGG
This portion of the Microbacterium pygmaeum genome encodes:
- the gcvH gene encoding glycine cleavage system protein GcvH: MTDLNALQYTAEHEWIAFDGDVATVGITDFAADKLGDVVYVDLPAADAAVSAGQVVGEIESTKSVGELYAPLTGAVVEANQAAIDDPSLVNSDPYGDGWLVKIRVGEKDSADLLDRAAYVALTGGDE
- the gcvP gene encoding aminomethyl-transferring glycine dehydrogenase, whose translation is MLGVLGYETVDALVQAAVPASIHVRERSTSDIPPAATEAEALAELRELGGMNQAARPMIGLGYYDTFTPSVIARNVLENPSWYTAYTPYQPEISQGRLEALINFQTMVTDLTGLATANASMLDESTAVVEGMLLARRASKSASNVFLVDADALPQTKALLRSRAAAVGIELREIALEAASGSGTTIDEPADAFGAFFQYPGASGRVADPSGAIAAVQAQGGLAVVAADLLALTLLRSPGSLGADVAVGTTQRFGVPLGFGGPHAGYMAVRSGLERQLPGRLVGVSQDAVGHPAYRLSLQTREQHIRREKATSNICTAQVLLAVMAAMYAVYHGPTGLKAIATEVAKKADALAERLRSYGLTPTADAFFDTIRVVTPGPSKRVIERARSKGYQLFWVDDATVGIAVDETTTAEDLAAVAWAFGLPDADEHDVRDLPFDDAVALRAIADGLHRDDAYLQHPVFNTHRSETAMMRYLKQLADRDYALDRGMIPLGSCTMKLNAATEMAAVSWPEFSRVHPFAPEADVRGYLAMIEQLETWLAEVTGYDTVSLQPNAGSQGELAGLLAIRGWHRSRGDLDRTVCLIPSSAHGTNAASAVLAGMKVVVVACDEAGNVDLDDLRAKIAVHADELSALMITYPSTHGVYEHDVLEITQAVHDAGGQVYVDGANLNALLGYARFGDLGGDVSHLNLHKTFAIPHGGGGPGVGPVAAKAHLAPFLPSHPFAQRADHAGGHVFEGGVVSAAPYGSAGILPISWAYMRMMGLRGLTDATAAAVLSANYIAARLQEHFPVLYAGEGGLVAHECILDLRPLREETGVTVDDVAKRLIDYGFHAPTMSFPVAGTLMVEPTESEDLGEIDRFIDAMIAIKAEAALVGAGEWPADDNPLVNAPHTAETVVVGEWEHPYSRELAVYPVHTLVRTKYWPPVRRIDQAFGDRNLVCACPPIEAFA